From Oreochromis niloticus isolate F11D_XX linkage group LG14, O_niloticus_UMD_NMBU, whole genome shotgun sequence, one genomic window encodes:
- the hmgb1b gene encoding high mobility group protein B1b isoform X1: protein MVKDPKKPRGKMSSYAYFVQTCREEHKKKHPDASVNFSEFSKKCSERWKTMSPKEKGKFEDMAKQDKLRYEREMKNYVPPKGQKKKRFKDPNAPKRPPSAFFLFCADFRPKIKSEYPGLSIGDTAKKLGEMWNSSSAEEKQPYEKKAAKLKEKYDKDIVAYRTKGKVDSGPAAAADDDDNEEEEEEGEEEEEEDEDDDDE, encoded by the exons ATGGTGAAGGATCCAAAGAAGCCGAGGGGCAAAATGTCCTCATATGCCTACTTTGTGCAGACATGCCGGGAGGAGCATAAGAAGAAACACCCTGATGCCAGTGTCAACTTCTCAGAGTTCTCCAAGAAATGCTCTGAGCGATGGAAG ACAATGTCACCAAAAGAGAAAGGCAAGTTTGAAGACATGGCCAAGCAAGACAAGTTGCGTTATGAGCGGGAAATGAAGAATTACGTGCCTCCCAAGGGCCAGAAGAAGAAGCGATTCAAGGACCCCAATGCCCCCAAGAGACCACC gtCTGCATTCTTCCTCTTCTGTGCAGATTTTCgcccaaaaataaaaagtgaataTCCTGGCCTTTCCATTGGGGACACGGCAAAGAAGTTGGGAGAGATGTGGAATAGCTCATCTGCGGAAGAAAAGCAGCCATATGAGAAGAAGGCTGCCAAGTTGAAGGAGAAATATGACAAG GATATTGTTGCTTACCGCACAAAGGGAAAAGTGGATTCAGgaccagctgctgcagctgatgatgatgataatgaagaagaggaggaggagggagaagaagaagaggaagaagatgaggatgatgatgatgagtag
- the hmgb1b gene encoding high mobility group protein B1b isoform X2, protein MPTLCRHAGRSIRRNTLMPVSTSQSSPRNALSDGRLFKTGCVSPKTMSPKEKGKFEDMAKQDKLRYEREMKNYVPPKGQKKKRFKDPNAPKRPPSAFFLFCADFRPKIKSEYPGLSIGDTAKKLGEMWNSSSAEEKQPYEKKAAKLKEKYDKDIVAYRTKGKVDSGPAAAADDDDNEEEEEEGEEEEEEDEDDDDE, encoded by the exons ATGCCTACTTTGTGCAGACATGCCGGGAGGAGCATAAGAAGAAACACCCTGATGCCAGTGTCAACTTCTCAGAGTTCTCCAAGAAATGCTCTGAGCGATGGAAG attgTTTAAAACTGGCTGTGTTTCTCCAAAGACAATGTCACCAAAAGAGAAAGGCAAGTTTGAAGACATGGCCAAGCAAGACAAGTTGCGTTATGAGCGGGAAATGAAGAATTACGTGCCTCCCAAGGGCCAGAAGAAGAAGCGATTCAAGGACCCCAATGCCCCCAAGAGACCACC gtCTGCATTCTTCCTCTTCTGTGCAGATTTTCgcccaaaaataaaaagtgaataTCCTGGCCTTTCCATTGGGGACACGGCAAAGAAGTTGGGAGAGATGTGGAATAGCTCATCTGCGGAAGAAAAGCAGCCATATGAGAAGAAGGCTGCCAAGTTGAAGGAGAAATATGACAAG GATATTGTTGCTTACCGCACAAAGGGAAAAGTGGATTCAGgaccagctgctgcagctgatgatgatgataatgaagaagaggaggaggagggagaagaagaagaggaagaagatgaggatgatgatgatgagtag